The Methanosarcina barkeri MS DNA window CTCTGGAACAGAATGTCGGGCTCTGCTGGCGCTGTAACACCCCGATTGAAATCCTTTCGGAGCCCCAGTGGTTCGTAAAGATCGACAACGATGCAATCCTGAAAGCTGCAGATGAGATCAAATGGTATCCTGACTACATGAAAGTCAGGCTTCAGAACTGGACAGGCACTATGGAATGGGACTGGTGCATCTCCAGACAGAGGATCTTTGCAACTCCGATTCCTATCTGGTACTGTAAGAAGTGCGGGAAAGTAATGGTTGCAGAAGAGAGCTGGCTTCCGATTGATCCTAATGAAGCCGCCCCAAAGAAAGCTTGCTCCTGCGGATCAACCGAGTTTGAACCTGAAACCGATGTGCTGGACACCTGGATGGACTCCTCTATTACGGCATTACATGTTACTGGCTGGGAAAGTGAGCATGACCTCCGCCTGCCTGCGCAGATCCGTCCACAGGGACATGATATCATCAGAACCTGGGCTTTTTACACAATCCTGCGGAGCCTGGCTCTTGAAGGCAAGAGACCCTGGGATTCTATAGTGATTAACGGTATGGTGCTTGGGCCTGACGGACATAAGATGAGCAAGTCGCTTGGAAATGTTATCTCTCCTGAAGAAGTAACCACAAAGTACAGCGCTGATGCTTTCAGGCAGTGGGGTGCAGTTGGTGGCTCCACAGGTTCGGATGTAATGTTCCGCTGGAAAGATGTGGTTTCAGCTTCCCGTTTCCTCCAGAAGATGTGGAGTATCTACCGTTTCTCAATGTCTCACCTGAAGGGCTTCGGACAGGAAGATGCCGAAAAATTCCAGACGGACTCTCTCCATATAATTGATAGGTGGTTGCTGAGTAAACTTAACAGGCTTGTAGACACCGCAACAAAGGAGCTTGATGAGTACCAGTTTGATTCTACTTTCAAGGCCATACGAGGTTTTGCCTGGGAAGTTCTTGCTGACAACTATCTGGAACTCGTAAAAGGCAGGCTTTATGGCGATGATACAGACGGCAGAAGAGCTGCCCAGTATGTGCTCTACAGGACAATTAAAACTCTCTCGCTTCTGCTTGCACCTTTCATACCTTTCTTTGCAGAAGAGCTGCACTCCCGGCTCAGTGACGAAAGCGTTCATACGCAGGCCTGGCCGGCAGTCGATGAAAGCTTCATAAACGAAGAAGCCGAAGCTGCAGGGGAACTAATTAAAGAAATTACAGGTGAAGTCCGCAGGTACAAGTCCGAACTGGGAATGGCACTTAATGCCCCCCTGAAAAAGCTTGAGATATACAATGCAGATATTGATACAGGAGATATCGCAGGCGCCACAAACTCAAAAGTTGAGTTGATGGAAGGGGCTCCTTCCTTTGAATATGTGCCAGTGGAAGTTAAACCCAATATGGGGATTCTGGGCCCAAGATTCAGAAAAGATGCAGGTGCTGTAGTTAAAGCTCTCAAAGCCGAGAGTCCTGCTGCAATTGAAGCCCAGGCAGCCTCAGGAAAAATAACCGTTAGTGTAGACGGCAAACCGATCGAGCTTGAACCCGAAGCCGTAGAGATAATGAAAGAAGTAATTTCCGGCGGTAGGGAAGTCGATGTGCTTGAAGTCAGAGGCGCGGTTGTTGTAATCGTAAGGTAAGCTTTTGCTTACCTTTTTATGAAAAAGTCCGATATTCGGACAACGCTTATTTTTTTCCAGCTTTTTACTAATAGCTGAGGTATGGCAAGCTGGCAGATCAATCTGAAAGGACAGAGTAATCTGAAAGGACAGAGTAATCTGAAAGGACAGAGTAATCTGAAAGGACAGAGTAATCTGAAAGGACAGAGTAATCTGAAAGGACAGAGTAATCTGAAAGGACAGAGTAATCTGAAAGGGCAAAGCAAGCTGAAGGCAGAATATCCTTCATGTCCGGTTCCATAAACTCAAACTCCTTCTTCAATTTAAGTTTCGGCCTTAATTCTGCATCTCGGCTGTTCAATTGATTTTCTCAGATTCTCTTTCTCATATTACTTAAATATCATTTTCAAAGATGCAAGTAAACTCTTAGTGTATAATATTATGAAGAAAATACATAAACTGTTCAGCTTAAATTGAGAATTTCTATAAAGCCGGAGTCTCAAATAAGGACATTTAGAATTAGTCATAAACTTTAATACTTTTTTATAACTATAAATGCTCAGGATTGCTTCAAAATGGTGAAGTATCTCTGTGATTTTACGTTGCAGTGAAGTTAGTTAATCAGTTGTAAGTATCTGTATTTTTCCTTTCTCTATTAAGAAAAATAATATTATTTTATGAAAGTGAAAAAACAAAGACTCACTTTTTCAATGTGAAACTTTATATACATCTAGGTAATCTGTTTCAGAAATGTATTATTCAGACCTGGAGTTTTTATGACAAAAGTCGAAAAAGCATTATTGCTGCTAAAAAATATGGTGTACGAAAGCACCAGCCCTAAGGAAACTCTCAAGTTTGCGAAGTACTATAGGAATAAGGGGCTCGATGTGCTGGTTATTCTGTGGGGACCTATGGGAGTGCTGCTTGCAAAGAAAGATAAAACAAGAGGATCGCCCAAGTACGATGACACTGTACAGGAATGTATAGATATGGGAGTGGAGTTTCGGTGTTGTCAGCTTGCATCGGATATGATCGGGCTTAAAAAAGAAGAATTGATCCCTGGAATAGAATTCATCTGTTCGCAAGAGGTAGCCGAACTCTTTCTTAAATATACTGAAGAAAACCAGTTAATCATTACTTTCTGAGCCTTAGAAATTTCTAAAATTAAATAAGATATTCAAGCAATAACAGCCTTAAGCAATTAAATGTGTTTTATTGTAGCTTTTTCTAAGTCAGGTTTTCTTTGACTTAATTCTAGCCTGTCCCCAACCGTTTCTTCTACGAAATATAAACCTGAAACCGGCCTGTAGAATCTGTAATCTACACCTCATTCAATTTTAGCCGTTTTAAATCCCTTTTGTTCTTTAAACCTTACTCACTCCAGTTTCATTTCGGGATGAAGGTGCTCTTTTCGCTGCCCAAATTCTGTCACCCTATTTCCGTCACCCTATTTCCGTCACCCTAGTCCCGTCTCGGGAGGACGGTGCCCTTTTCGCTCGGTTCGTTTGCTCAAGAGGGCTGAGTTAGGGGGTAAAGGGCGGTAATCTTTACACAAGTTTGTTGATTTAAAAATTGCAGATTTCTGCCTTTAGTTGCTTGGAAGTCATAGAAAATCAAGGATTTCTTAGGAGAGGACTAATCTGCAATGTTTCGTTTTTCCGGTTTAATGGAGCTGTAACCGGGTCTGAGAATCTTTCTGTAAATGTTATATTCTATAAAATACCATATGTGTTTTTTCGATTAGTTTAAACCGACAGAGCTTTTTATATGTAATTTATTTTTTAAATTGTTCTGGGCTAATAGAAAATATCACATTGAGGAATGAATTATATGTTAATATGCACATATTAGAATAAAAATATAAAAACACAAATCAAACAAGAGAGCGTTTGTGCACATAATTAGGGTAAAAATGGATTTTTATATAAATATACAACTTTAAGTATACGACTTTAAAATGGTTATCTAATATTGAAGATTATAGCCCTTCAGTTCATTAATTTTTAGAAATAAAATAAAACAATTTCAGCAGGTGATTTCATGTTTTTACAGGATTATGAATTAAGTGAAGAAGAGAAAGTTCTCTTACAAAAGGTTCTGGATGGAGATGTGGCTCTTCGTAAGATTGAGGAGTTTGCAGACCCTGTGACTTCAGTAAAAATCAGACGGCTTGCAATACAGGAATTTACAAAACTTGAGTTTGAGAATATCCAGAATTTTTCCCTTGATGTTGAAGCAGCATCGAAAAAGAACATTGAAAACATGATAGGTGCAGTTCAGATTCCTCTCGGAGTTGCCGGACTTCTGAAGGTAAATGGCGAATATGCGAATTCCGAATACTACATTCCGCTTGCTACAACTGAAGGGGCTCTTGTTGCCGGTGTAAATCGTGGCTGCTCGGTTATCACAAAATCAGGAGGAGCAAATGTCAGGGTTTTTGAAGACAAAATGACGAGAGCACCTGTTTTTAAGCTTGAGAGTGTTAGCAGAGCTAAAGAATTTTATGAGTGGGTAAAATGTCCTGAGATTTTTGAGAAGATGAAAACCGTTGCTGAGAAAACGACACGTTTTGGAAAACTGCTTTCTGTAAAACCCTTCGTAACTGGCACAGATGTACACCTCAGGTTCTCGTACGATACAAAAGACGCCATGGGTATGAACATGGTGACTATAGCTACCGATGCGGTGATGCATCTTATAGAAGACGAATTCGGTGCGCATCCCATTACTCTTTCAGGAAATATGTGTACGGACAAAAAACCAGCTTCTATAAGCGCGATTCTCGGAAGAGGAAAAACCGTTGTAGCCGAGGTTACGATTCCAAAAGAAATTGTCAAGGAAACCCTCAAATGTACGCCTGAATCCATGTTTGAAGTAA harbors:
- a CDS encoding valine--tRNA ligase; the encoded protein is MTESEIPKEYNASEVEEKWMDKWDLSMYHFNWGEDPRPQYIIDTPPPYPTGNFHIGNALNWCYIDFVARYKRMRGYNVMFPQGWDCHGLPTEVKVEEIHGITKNQVPRAEFRKMCRELTAGNIDKMRKTMLRLGFSVDWSNEFITMKPSYFVKTQKSFVRMYNHDYIYHEEHPVNWCPRCETAIAFAEVEYETRQTKLNFVHFDKVDIATTRPELMAACVAVAVNPEDKRYSQYVGQEITVPLFGQKVTLIADEDVEPEFGTGAVMICTFGDKQDVRWWVKYELPLIKAIDKQGKMTKAAGKYEGLSIAECREAVVADLKAAGFLYDQKPLEQNVGLCWRCNTPIEILSEPQWFVKIDNDAILKAADEIKWYPDYMKVRLQNWTGTMEWDWCISRQRIFATPIPIWYCKKCGKVMVAEESWLPIDPNEAAPKKACSCGSTEFEPETDVLDTWMDSSITALHVTGWESEHDLRLPAQIRPQGHDIIRTWAFYTILRSLALEGKRPWDSIVINGMVLGPDGHKMSKSLGNVISPEEVTTKYSADAFRQWGAVGGSTGSDVMFRWKDVVSASRFLQKMWSIYRFSMSHLKGFGQEDAEKFQTDSLHIIDRWLLSKLNRLVDTATKELDEYQFDSTFKAIRGFAWEVLADNYLELVKGRLYGDDTDGRRAAQYVLYRTIKTLSLLLAPFIPFFAEELHSRLSDESVHTQAWPAVDESFINEEAEAAGELIKEITGEVRRYKSELGMALNAPLKKLEIYNADIDTGDIAGATNSKVELMEGAPSFEYVPVEVKPNMGILGPRFRKDAGAVVKALKAESPAAIEAQAASGKITVSVDGKPIELEPEAVEIMKEVISGGREVDVLEVRGAVVVIVR
- a CDS encoding DsrE family protein; translation: MTKVEKALLLLKNMVYESTSPKETLKFAKYYRNKGLDVLVILWGPMGVLLAKKDKTRGSPKYDDTVQECIDMGVEFRCCQLASDMIGLKKEELIPGIEFICSQEVAELFLKYTEENQLIITF
- the hmgA gene encoding hydroxymethylglutaryl-CoA reductase (NADPH); its protein translation is MFLQDYELSEEEKVLLQKVLDGDVALRKIEEFADPVTSVKIRRLAIQEFTKLEFENIQNFSLDVEAASKKNIENMIGAVQIPLGVAGLLKVNGEYANSEYYIPLATTEGALVAGVNRGCSVITKSGGANVRVFEDKMTRAPVFKLESVSRAKEFYEWVKCPEIFEKMKTVAEKTTRFGKLLSVKPFVTGTDVHLRFSYDTKDAMGMNMVTIATDAVMHLIEDEFGAHPITLSGNMCTDKKPASISAILGRGKTVVAEVTIPKEIVKETLKCTPESMFEVNYSKNLLGSARAGALGFNAHAANIIAAIYLACGQDAAHVVEGSTAITSMELTKYEEIHCSVTLPALPVGTVGGGTGLGTQRDCLNILDVAGAGDVPGTNSKKFAEIVASAVLAGEVNLIGAQAAGHLARAHAQLGRGKF